Within the Saccharopolyspora gloriosae genome, the region CCGGCCGGGTCGACGGAGTCGGTCTGGTGGGTCACGCCCGCCAGCGCGTCGCCCACCTCGATTCGGTTGCGCGCGTAGCTGTGCACGAAGCCCGCACCGAGCACCGCCCGCGTATCGGCGGGGTCGAACACGAGCGTGACCTTGGTGCGGCGGACGTCGTCCTTCGCTTTCAGCAGCGCGTCGCGGCCGATGAAGTCGTGCTCGAACGAGATCGCCTTGCCGTAGCCCAACTCGTAGGGCGTGCAGTAGTGGTCCTCGACGTCGGGGGAGAAGAAGCTGCCGGTCAGCGGCCGTCCCCCTTCGTAGCTGCGCAGCGGCAGGTGTTCGCGGTACCCGGACAGTTCCGGGGCGGTGTAGATCGCGGGGGTGGGGCTCGGGATCCAGCCGCTGTCCATGCTGGCCGTCGGGTACGCGAGCCCGCCGACGCGGACCAGCCCGAAGCGTTCACCGGCGGCCAGCAGCGCTTCTTCCATGGCCGCGCCGTGCCGCCACTCGCCGAGGAACTCGAAACCGGGTTGCCCGGCCATGCCGTGCCGCAGCGCGCGGAACCGCATCCCGCGCAGCTCCACCGGGGTCGTGTGGAAGAACTTGGTCGGCGGCAGCGGACCGCCGAAGACCGCTTCCACCAGCTCTCCCGCCAACGGCCCCTGGACCTGGTACCGGAACAGCTTCGGCGGCCCGCCGCCGCGGTGGTCGGATGCGGGGTCGGTGCTGAACTCGACGTCGTATCCGCTGTTCGCGCCGTGGTACTTGACCCAGTTCTGCGCGGCGGGGACTCCGCTGAGCACGTAGCGGTGCTCGGCTTCGCGGAGCAGGATGCCGTCGGTGATGATGTTGCCGTCGGGGGCCACCGGCACGAACTGCTTGGCCTGGCCGATCGCGAACCTGCCGTAGTCGTTCGCGCTGACCTCCGACAGCAGGCGGGTCGCATCCGGCCCTTCGACGGTGGTGTCGGACATGTGGTGGGAGAGGTCCGACAGGGCGACGGTGGTGTGCCAGGAGTGCTGTTCCCGCCGCCAGCCCGCGTACTCGGGTTCGACGATCGGCGGTGTCCACGGCGCGTCGTCCGGGCGCCACAGCAGTTCGACGGGTGATCCCGCCTCGTTGATGCCGTCTTGCAGGCTGGGTGTCGTCACACCCCGAGAATCGGCCATGAGGTCCGGCGATCGCCACGGCACGACGTGGATCGGGCAGGAACCTCCACCTGTCGCGGAAAAAGCGGTGGGCTTCCAGTTCTCGGGCCGACCGTTCAGGTGGAATCCGCCAACCTAACAGCCGGGCTCACAACGGCATCAGGCGTCCGTGGGCGATCAAGGACCCGGCCTGCTTGACGCGGCGGCCTCGGATGCTCACCTGATGACCGCTGATGCCGGGGACGCTCCCGACCTGGGAGGTCAGGTACCGGTAGAGGTGCTCGGCGTCGCGGCACACGACGATCGCCACGAGGTTGTGCTCGCCGCTGGTGGCACCGACGTAGGCGGTCTCGGCGTGACGGGCGAGCCGCTCACCGGCTCGTTCGAGGTCCGCCGGGGCGGCTCGCAGCAGGAGCGTGGCGTGCAGGTGGAAGCCGAGCTCGTCGGGAAGCAGGTCGACGCCGTAGTGCAGTGCTCCGGTGGATTCCAGCGCCTCCATCCGGCGGGCCACCCGGTTCGGCGGCCAGCCGGTGATCTCCGCGAGTTCGGTGCGCGTGGCACGCCCGTCCTCGGCCAGCGCGGCGAGCAGCGGAGTGTCCTCATCGGACGGACCTGCGCCGGAGCTGGACGGCCTGTCCGCGACAAGCCGCCGGATCTGGTTCGGTTCGAGGTCCTCGGCGAACCCGGTCCACTCGGCCGTCCCGGGAGAACCGAACGGGTGGATCAGCAGGTCGAGGTTCAGGTCCAGAACGGAGGACGCCTTGGGCAGCCGCTGCAACAGCAGGTCGTCGCCCCCGGAATCGGTTGGGGAGCGGACGATGCAGACGATCTCGGCGCCCCCGGAGGCCAGCGCGACGTAGGCGACATCGGGTCGGCGGGCCAGCGACTCGGCGAGCGGCCCCACGCGGTCCGGTCGGCAGCGGATGCGGGCGAGCCACCGCGAATCCCCGTGCGCCGAGCCGGCCAAGCCCACGACGCGCACCACACCCGCGCGCCGCAGCGCCCGGTAGCGCCGCGCGGCCGTCTGCTCGGAAATCCCCGCCACCTCGGCGATCCGCCGAAACGACGCGCGCGGAGAGCACTGCAACGCGCGCAGGATTTTCCCGTCGACCGGATCAACCATGCCGAAATCCTGCCACCGCCCTCACCCGCCGATCCGCACCGGAGCGACCGCGTCGACCCGCGCAGGACGAAAACGCGGCCCGAACCCACGGTCCGCATCCCGCAACGACCGGCTCAGCCACCCGCCCCCAGCCCAGCCGTGGCGGAGCCCGTAACCGGCGACCACGTCGTGGATCTCGAAGACCTGATCACCTTTCTCGCGAAATTCGGGGAGGGGTGGGTGAAGCCCATCCGGATGGTGGCGGAGCGGAGTCATTGAGGGGGACGTGTTTTGGCTTCGAGGAAGGGAAATCCGGGTGTGAGGCGGCGTGTTCGGTGGTGGGGCGGTGATCGTTGTCGAGGGGCATGTTGTGGGTGGTTCGGGTTCGGCTGACCCGAACACCCACCTCGGGGTGGCGGGGGATGGTCGTCGGGCGGGGTGAGTTGGCGGGGCCGCGGTGGGGTCATGGTCGGAGGTCTTTGAGGAGGATGTCGACCAGGGGGGAGCCGGGTTGCGGGTTGTGCCGCTGCGCCACTTTGCGCCAGCCCCATTTCGCGTAGGCGTGTTGAGCGGCGGTGGCGGTGGGGCGCGCGGTGAGGGTGGCGCGTTGTTCGGGCCGGTCGCGCAAGATCTGGTCGTGGAGGCCGGTGGCGACCCGCCGACCTCGCCACGGACGCCGGACGAGAAGTTCGGTCAGTACGAAGGTGCGTCCCGCCGGTTCCTCCGTGATGGACGGGTCGACGTCGACGAGCAAGTCGTCCCACCACGGCGTGTTCGCGGGCATGGTGAATCCGAAGCCGAATCCGGCGAGCTCGCCACCGTCGGCGCGGGCGGTCACGAGCGAGGCGCCCGCGCGCCGGTGCTGGACGGCGAAGCGCTTCAAGAACAGGTCCACGAACTCGTCGCCGTAGTGGTACGGCGCTTCGGAGAAGGCATCGCGGTAGGCCCCGCCGAGCTCGCCCTGGAGAGTTCCCGCCCGCTCGGCGGGCACGTACTCGATCGCGGGTTCGGGCATGGATGTCGGCCACCTTCGCGTCGGTCTGGTGCGGGTTCTCGTTCAAGCTAGCCGGAAACTCGGGCTCGGCGGGGCCGGTGCCGGTCCAGTGGGTCAGCCGGGGCTGGGCCTGCCGTGGCGCCAGTAGCCGAAGAACGCGATGTCCTGCTTCGGCACCCCGTGCTCCTGCACCAGGTGCCTGCGCAGCCCGGTGGCCAGCTTCGACTCGCCCGCCACCCACGTGTAGCTGCGGCCCGGACCCGGCGACCAGTCCTTCGCCGCCGCCAGCGCCGGCGCGCCGGGCACGTCCGCGGAGCCGTCCCGGGCCACCCAGCGCACGCGGACGCCGTCGGGCGCGGTGATGTCAGGGCGGATGTCGGCGGTCTCCGGCACTTCCAGCACGACGTCCGCGCGCAGCGACTCCGGGGCGTGTTCCAGGATCGCCAGGATCGCGGGCACCGCGCTCTCGTCGCCGACGAGCAGCTGCCGCTCCGCGTCGTCCGGCGGCAGGTAGCTGACGCCGATGTCGAAGATCCCCGCCGGGTCGCCGGGGCGTGCCCGGCAAGCCCAATCGGCGGCGGGCGCGTCGCTGTGCAGGGCGAACTCGACGTCCACCTCGCCGCGTTCCGGGCGCCTGCGGCGGATCGTGTAGTTGCGCACCCACGGGCGGCGCGTCTTCGGCATCAGCAGCAGCTCGGCCATCCACGCGTTGCCGGAGCTCGTCGGCATCCGCAGCCCGTCCTGGTCTTCGCGCGGGAAGAACAGCCGCACCGCCTGGTCGTGGCCCGCGTTCTCCAGGTGTTCCAGTTCGGGGCCGCCGAGGGTGATGGTGGTGAAGTTCGGGGAGGTGGCGGTGTTCGCCAACACCTCCAACGTGATCATTTTGCGCGTCTCGGGGGTGCGTAACTTGGGCAGCACGAGATCGTCCCTCCGTTCAGAGATCCACGGCGAGGTGGTGGGACGACGCTCGGGACACGCACGGGTAGATCCGGCCGGGAGGGGCGCCGATGTCGTCGCGGTGTTCGGGTTCCCCGGTGAGGACCGCGAGTTCGCAGCTGCCGCAGACCCCTTCGCGGCAACCGCTCGGCACCCGATGCCCGGCGTGGTTCAACGCGTCCAGCATCGACTCGTCCGATGCGACCTGGACGCTGCGCCCGGATCGGACGCAATCTACCTGGAAGTCCGTGTTCGGTGGGAACTCCCTGGTGACGGGGCGGAATCGTTCGACGTGCAGCAGTTCGGCGGGGAACGCCGCCTCGGCCGCGTCGAGCATCGGTGCCGGGCCGCAGCAGTAGACCAGCGCGTCGGGGCTGAGTTCGGCGGCGAGCGCAGCGAAGTCCGGCCTGCCCTGCTCCGCGGTGTCGATCAGCCGCACCCGGTCGCCGTGGGCGGATCGGAGTTCGGCGGCGAACGGCATGGTCGCGGCGGACTTCCCCGAGTACACCAAGGTGAAGGCCGCTCTCGCCTCGGCGGCGGCGCGCAGCATCGCGGGCAGCGGCGTGATGCCGATGCCGCCCGCGATGAACAGGTACTCGGACGCGGGAACGAGCGGGAAGTTGTTGCGCGGCAACGAAACAGCGAGTTCCCGGCCTTCCCGCAGGAACAGGTGCACGTATTCGGAGCCGCCTCGGCTGAGCCGGTCCAGGCGCACCGCGACGCGGTAGCGCTCCCGATCGGCGGGGTCGCCGCACAACGAGTACTGCCGGGTCAGCCAGTTCGGCAGCGACAGGTCGATGTGCGCGCCGGGAGTCCACGGCGCCAACCGGCCGTCCGCCCCGCGCAGTTCGAGGGAGACGACGTCGTCGGCGACCCGCTCCACGCGGTCGAGAATCGCTTGCTGCATGGATGAATCACCTTGGCC harbors:
- a CDS encoding aminomethyl transferase family protein; translation: MTTPSLQDGINEAGSPVELLWRPDDAPWTPPIVEPEYAGWRREQHSWHTTVALSDLSHHMSDTTVEGPDATRLLSEVSANDYGRFAIGQAKQFVPVAPDGNIITDGILLREAEHRYVLSGVPAAQNWVKYHGANSGYDVEFSTDPASDHRGGGPPKLFRYQVQGPLAGELVEAVFGGPLPPTKFFHTTPVELRGMRFRALRHGMAGQPGFEFLGEWRHGAAMEEALLAAGERFGLVRVGGLAYPTASMDSGWIPSPTPAIYTAPELSGYREHLPLRSYEGGRPLTGSFFSPDVEDHYCTPYELGYGKAISFEHDFIGRDALLKAKDDVRRTKVTLVFDPADTRAVLGAGFVHSYARNRIEVGDALAGVTHQTDSVDPAGTVLALALLDVRHARPGTEVRVVWGEHPGPGTDPDADLGFPRIRATVHPAPYGDHARTRYRLNP
- a CDS encoding Lrp/AsnC family transcriptional regulator codes for the protein MVDPVDGKILRALQCSPRASFRRIAEVAGISEQTAARRYRALRRAGVVRVVGLAGSAHGDSRWLARIRCRPDRVGPLAESLARRPDVAYVALASGGAEIVCIVRSPTDSGGDDLLLQRLPKASSVLDLNLDLLIHPFGSPGTAEWTGFAEDLEPNQIRRLVADRPSSSGAGPSDEDTPLLAALAEDGRATRTELAEITGWPPNRVARRMEALESTGALHYGVDLLPDELGFHLHATLLLRAAPADLERAGERLARHAETAYVGATSGEHNLVAIVVCRDAEHLYRYLTSQVGSVPGISGHQVSIRGRRVKQAGSLIAHGRLMPL
- a CDS encoding GNAT family N-acetyltransferase; translation: MPEPAIEYVPAERAGTLQGELGGAYRDAFSEAPYHYGDEFVDLFLKRFAVQHRRAGASLVTARADGGELAGFGFGFTMPANTPWWDDLLVDVDPSITEEPAGRTFVLTELLVRRPWRGRRVATGLHDQILRDRPEQRATLTARPTATAAQHAYAKWGWRKVAQRHNPQPGSPLVDILLKDLRP
- a CDS encoding siderophore-interacting protein, yielding MLPKLRTPETRKMITLEVLANTATSPNFTTITLGGPELEHLENAGHDQAVRLFFPREDQDGLRMPTSSGNAWMAELLLMPKTRRPWVRNYTIRRRRPERGEVDVEFALHSDAPAADWACRARPGDPAGIFDIGVSYLPPDDAERQLLVGDESAVPAILAILEHAPESLRADVVLEVPETADIRPDITAPDGVRVRWVARDGSADVPGAPALAAAKDWSPGPGRSYTWVAGESKLATGLRRHLVQEHGVPKQDIAFFGYWRHGRPSPG
- a CDS encoding PDR/VanB family oxidoreductase; this translates as MQQAILDRVERVADDVVSLELRGADGRLAPWTPGAHIDLSLPNWLTRQYSLCGDPADRERYRVAVRLDRLSRGGSEYVHLFLREGRELAVSLPRNNFPLVPASEYLFIAGGIGITPLPAMLRAAAEARAAFTLVYSGKSAATMPFAAELRSAHGDRVRLIDTAEQGRPDFAALAAELSPDALVYCCGPAPMLDAAEAAFPAELLHVERFRPVTREFPPNTDFQVDCVRSGRSVQVASDESMLDALNHAGHRVPSGCREGVCGSCELAVLTGEPEHRDDIGAPPGRIYPCVSRASSHHLAVDL